The Streptomyces venezuelae genomic interval CCACCTCCCCGAATTCGCCCTGCCCCGCGTCCCCTCCGGCGGCTACCACCTCTGGCTGCGCCTCCCCGACACCCTGCCCGAGGCCTCGCTCCTCGCCACCGCCCTGCGCACCGGCGTCGCCGTCGCCCCCGGCCGCCCCTACTTCTGCGCCGAACCCCCCGCGGGCCACATCCGGCTGAGTTTCGCGGGTGTGGCGGGCCCCATCGAGATCGCGGAAGGGGTGCGCCGCCTGCGGACGGCCGTCGACGAGCTCGCCACCTGAGCGAGCCCCGGTCCGGGCGAGGGCCCGGACCGGGCCGCACCGCGCCGGCCGTGCGCGGCAAATTCACCTGACACGATCCCGCGGCACCTGGAACCCTGCGGCCATGAACTCCGGCCCCGCCTCCGCCCCCTCCGGCGCCCCCGTCATGCACGGGGCGTACGAGATCTCAGCCGACCCCGCGCGCGTCGACGCGGCCCGCGTCCACCACTGGCTCTCCACGGACGCCTACTGGGCCCTCGGCCGACCTCGGGAGAAACAGGACGCGGCCATCGCGGGATCGCTCAACTTCGGCGCCTATGACGCGGAGACCGGGGAGATGGCGGCGTACGCGCGTGTCGTCACCGACTACGCCACCTTCGCCTGGCTCTGCGACGTCTACGTCGAACCGGCGGCCCGCGGCACCGGCCTCGGCACGGCCCTCGTCGTCGCCGTCCGCGACCACCTCGCCCCGCACGGACTGCGCCGCATCATGCTCGCCACGGCCGACGCGCACGGCGTCTACGAGAAGGTAGGTTTCACGCCACTGCAGAATCCGGACAAGTGGATGGCTCTCGGACAGCAGTGACCCGGCGCCTCTCCGGTCCCGGGAATCGACCCCTTGACCTGGGAGGCCACCGGCCTCACGATCGCGGCCATGAGTCTTCGGGTGACGCTCGTCGCGGCGGCACGCAGCTCCTCCCTGCTCGCCGAACGCTTCGACGACGACCGGCCGCTCGACGAGGCCGGCTGGTACGAGGTGCAGGTCGCCGCGCCCGCGCTCATCCCGCTCGGCGCGGCGGAACTGCGCTACTGCTCCCCGACCCCGCGCAGCCGTGCCACCGGCACCGCCCTCGGCTACGCGCCCCTGGCCCAGCCCGCGCTGCGCGAGTGCGACATGGGCCGCTGGCGCGGCCTCACCCTGGCCGAGGTCGCCGCCCTTGAACCGTCCGCCGTCGACGCCTGGCTCACCGACGCCCGCACCGCCCCGCACGGCGGCGAGCCACTCCTCGCCTTCATCACCCGGATAGGGAACTGGCTCGACACCCGCCCCGCCGAGGACTGCTCCATCGTCGCCGTCGCCGAACCCTCCGTCGTCCGGGCCGCCCTCGTGTACGCGCTGAAGGCGCCGCCCTCCACGTACTGGAACGTCGACGTCCGCCCGCTCTCCACCGTCACCCTCACCGGCCGCCCCGGCCTCTGGCACCTCCAGCTCGACGCGGCCCTGCGCTGAACGACGGCCTCGCCTCCCCGACCGACCGGCACCCGGGGGTGCCCGTGTGGCATCCGGCGGGCACGACGGCAGGCATCCGGCGGGGAAGCAGGCCGCGACCGGCTAGCCTGAGAGCACGATGAACCGTTTGAGCACGTCATGGGGCGCCTTCACGCTGACCCGCTTCCCCGAGGACCCGCGCGAGCAGCTGCGCGCCTGGGACGCGGCCGACGAATATCTCCTGGGCCACCTGGCCGAGAGCGGTACCGACCTGTCCGGCCGCGTCGCCGTCCTCGGCGACCGCTGGGGAGCCCTCGCCACCGCCCTGCAGGCCGCCGGCCCCGCCGAACTCGTCCAGATCACCGACTCGTACCTCGGCGGCCGGGCCACCCGCGCGAACCTCGCGCGCGCCGGCGCCGCCCCGGGGGCCGTCCGGCTGCTGACGACGCAGGACCCGCCGCCCGAGCGGATCGACGTGCTCCTCGTCCGCGTCCCCAAGAGCCTCGCGCTCCTGGAGGACCAGCTGCACCGGATCGCGCCCGCCGTCCACGAAGGCACCGTGATCGTCGGCGCCGGCATGGTCAAGGAGATCCACACCTCCACCCTCAAGCTCTTCGAGCGGATCCTCGGCCCCACCCGCACCTCACTCGCGGTGAAGAAGGCCCGACTGATCCACACCACCCCCGACCCGGCCCTCAAGCCCGGCCGGAACCCCTGGCCCTACCGGTACGACCTCCCGGCCGACACCCCCGCGCCCGGCCTTCCCGGGCTCACCGTCACCAACCACGCCGGTGTGTTCTGCGCCGACCGCCTCGACATCGGCACGCGCTTCCTCCTCGCCAACCTCCCCGGCGGCTTCGGCCGGGCCCGGGTCGCCGACCTCGGCTGCGGCAACGGCGTCGTCGGCCTCGCCATCGCCCTCGCCGAGCCCGAGGCGGAGCTGGTCCTCGCCGACGAGTCGTACCAGGCGGTGGCCTCCGCCCGGGAGAACTTCCGAGCCCACGTGGGCGACGACCGCAAGGTCGAGTTCCTCGTCGGCGACGGGCTCAGCGACCTGCCCGCAGGCTCGGTCGACCTCGTCCTCAACAACCCGCCGTTCCACAGTCACCAGGCCACCACCGACCGCACCGCCCGCCGGATGTTCACCGACGCGCGGCGCGCACTGCGGCCGGGCGGCGAGCTGTGGATCATCGGCAACCGGCACCTCGGCTACCACGTGACCCTCCGCCGCATCTTCGGGAACAGCGAGCTCGTCGCGAGCGACGCGAAGTTCGTGGTCCTGCGGGCCGTGCGTCAGCCCGACCGGGAAGACCCCCGCTGAGGCGTCAGCCCCAGGTGCGGGAGCAGAGGACGAGCGGGTAGCCGTCGGGGTCGGCGACGGTGACGCCGTACTCGTCCCAGTACGGGTTGTGCGCGGGTATCCGCGTACCGCCCGCCTCGACCAGCCGCTCGACCTGCTCCTCCTCGACGGGCGCGCCGAGGTAGACGACGAACAGGTCCTCGACGGTCGGGGCGGGCTCCACCGGGCTGTCGGGGTCGCGCGTCAGCTCGAAGTGCCAGCCGCCGCCGGCCGGGCCGACCATGAGCAGGTCGTGCTTGCCGGGCTCGCGCACGGGGGAGCGCCACTGCACGGCGAGGCCGAGCCCGTCGACGTAGAACCGCTCGGCGGCGGCGAGGTCCCGCGAGGGGCGGGCGATCCGTACGTGGGTCTGCGCATTGACGATCATGACGCCACATTAGGCGGGCAGGGGGAGCCGGGGCCTCAGGGGTGTCCCTCCCGCACCCCGGACCGGACCCTGACACACAGGTCAGGGTCCGGGTCCCACGTCCCGGGCCCCGGCCTCCTCACGCCAGGGTGACGAGCTCCCGGTACTCCTCGCTCCACAGGTCCTCGTCCGCGTCCGGGAGCAGCAGGACCCGCTCCGGGCGCAGCGCGTGGATGGCGCCTTCGTCGTGCGTGACCATGACGATCGCGCCCGGGTAGGTGCCCACGGCCGCCAGGACCTCGTCCCGGGAGGCGGGGTCCAGGTTGTTCGTGGGCTCGTCCAGCAGCAGGACGTTCGCGCCGGAGTGGACGAGCGCGGCCAGAGCCAGCCGGGTCTTCTCGCCGCCGGAGAGCACCCCGGCCGGCTTGTCGGCCTCGTCGCCCCGGAAGAGGAAGGCGCCGAGCACCGCCCGCACCTCACCGTCCGTCAGGTGCGGCGCCGCCCCCGCGAGGTTCTCCCGGACCGTACGGCCCGGCTCGAGGGTCTCGTGCTCCTGGGCGAAGTACCCGAGGCGCAGCCCGTGCCCCCGCACGACCCGCCCCGCGTCGGGCGTCTCCGCCCCGGCAAGCAGCCGCAGCAGCGTCGTCTTCCCGGCTCCGTTGAGCCCGAGGACGACCAGCCTGCTGCCCCGGTCGACCGCCAGGTCCACCCCGCCGAGCACGGGGCGTTCCCCGTACGCCTTGGTGAGCGAGACGGCGCCCAGCGGCGTACGGCCGCAGGGCGCGGGCTCGGGCAGCCGGATGCGGGCGACCCGCTCGGCCTGCCGCGCCGGGTCGAGCCCCGCGAGCATGCGGTCGGCCCTGCGCGCCATGCTGCGGGCCGTCGTCGCCGTCGCCACCCGGGACTTCATGCGTTCCGCCTGCGCGTGCAGCGCGGACGCCTTCCGCTCGGCGTTGGCGCGCTCGCGCACTCGGCGGCGCTCGTCCGCGTCCCGCTGGGCGAGGTAGGCGCGCCAGCCGGTGTTGTGGACGTCGAGAGCGGCGCGCCCCGGGTCGAGGTGGAAGACGCGGTTGACGGTGTCGGTGAGGAACTGGACGTCGTGGCTGATCAGCACCAGTCCGCCCCGGTGCGCGGTCAGGAAGCCGCGCAGCCAGCCGATCGAGTCGGCGTCCAGATGGTTGGTCGGCTCGTCGAGGAGCAGGGTGTCCTCCGGGCCGTGACCGGCGAAGAGGATCCGCGCCAGCT includes:
- a CDS encoding GNAT family N-acetyltransferase gives rise to the protein MNSGPASAPSGAPVMHGAYEISADPARVDAARVHHWLSTDAYWALGRPREKQDAAIAGSLNFGAYDAETGEMAAYARVVTDYATFAWLCDVYVEPAARGTGLGTALVVAVRDHLAPHGLRRIMLATADAHGVYEKVGFTPLQNPDKWMALGQQ
- a CDS encoding histidine phosphatase family protein; amino-acid sequence: MSLRVTLVAAARSSSLLAERFDDDRPLDEAGWYEVQVAAPALIPLGAAELRYCSPTPRSRATGTALGYAPLAQPALRECDMGRWRGLTLAEVAALEPSAVDAWLTDARTAPHGGEPLLAFITRIGNWLDTRPAEDCSIVAVAEPSVVRAALVYALKAPPSTYWNVDVRPLSTVTLTGRPGLWHLQLDAALR
- a CDS encoding methyltransferase, with translation MNRLSTSWGAFTLTRFPEDPREQLRAWDAADEYLLGHLAESGTDLSGRVAVLGDRWGALATALQAAGPAELVQITDSYLGGRATRANLARAGAAPGAVRLLTTQDPPPERIDVLLVRVPKSLALLEDQLHRIAPAVHEGTVIVGAGMVKEIHTSTLKLFERILGPTRTSLAVKKARLIHTTPDPALKPGRNPWPYRYDLPADTPAPGLPGLTVTNHAGVFCADRLDIGTRFLLANLPGGFGRARVADLGCGNGVVGLAIALAEPEAELVLADESYQAVASARENFRAHVGDDRKVEFLVGDGLSDLPAGSVDLVLNNPPFHSHQATTDRTARRMFTDARRALRPGGELWIIGNRHLGYHVTLRRIFGNSELVASDAKFVVLRAVRQPDREDPR
- a CDS encoding VOC family protein produces the protein MIVNAQTHVRIARPSRDLAAAERFYVDGLGLAVQWRSPVREPGKHDLLMVGPAGGGWHFELTRDPDSPVEPAPTVEDLFVVYLGAPVEEEQVERLVEAGGTRIPAHNPYWDEYGVTVADPDGYPLVLCSRTWG
- a CDS encoding ABC-F family ATP-binding cassette domain-containing protein gives rise to the protein MITVRGADVRVGARLLLSGVSFHVAPGDRIGLVGRNGAGKTTLLDTLAGLRAPAAGTVTRTGSVGHLPQDSRAADPTVSVTDRILSARGLDRAVRRLAEAARRLGEAPDARALAAYDRAEAAFEAGGGYAAEAEAARVAAGLGLPAEVLDRPVGRLSGGQKRRVELARILFAGHGPEDTLLLDEPTNHLDADSIGWLRGFLTAHRGGLVLISHDVQFLTDTVNRVFHLDPGRAALDVHNTGWRAYLAQRDADERRRVRERANAERKASALHAQAERMKSRVATATTARSMARRADRMLAGLDPARQAERVARIRLPEPAPCGRTPLGAVSLTKAYGERPVLGGVDLAVDRGSRLVVLGLNGAGKTTLLRLLAGAETPDAGRVVRGHGLRLGYFAQEHETLEPGRTVRENLAGAAPHLTDGEVRAVLGAFLFRGDEADKPAGVLSGGEKTRLALAALVHSGANVLLLDEPTNNLDPASRDEVLAAVGTYPGAIVMVTHDEGAIHALRPERVLLLPDADEDLWSEEYRELVTLA